One window of the Primulina eburnea isolate SZY01 chromosome 18, ASM2296580v1, whole genome shotgun sequence genome contains the following:
- the LOC140819149 gene encoding uncharacterized protein gives MATRGRGSGRGRGRPRIYIETPMTEENPVEQVVDQFVQITMDEIVSRFQKLRPTRFFGTEDAEKSESWLKDIEYLFSLMEYTDNQKYKLALYQLKDRARDWWEATKMGLDEQGIEVSWTVFKTQFTEKFSPPSYYTEKENKFNSLRQRNMSVAEYASTFTAMLKYAPHVAANPKAKHNRFVNGLNNNIYTYVVSGLPTGFAEAVERAKNAEAGLKRGSASFVPPGSRSTTQQNLKAKGKMFKKSGSASSSFSGYRQQGESQITTYSGPYCNRCRGRHVSEQCIGVYGSCRECREEGHYARVCPSKNNVPQPVRGGFRGGSSTGRGTVPAKSFQQSYGPPQQASGSRNFSNQPQARVLALTEDQAQEAPGSVIAGNCSVSGYPARVLFDTGASHSFISESFITSHSLTSIVLPTSISVATPMGKIIMSTRMILDCVLNCEDNELHLNLIVLPMQDFDCIVGMDTLKIYRATIDCFHGIVRFRPNSGTKWNFYGKGSRAKIPLISSLEMSRLLFQGNEGYLVYAIDNEKSESTLSEIPVVNEFRDIFPDEIPGFPPPREIEFSIELISRTIPISKAPYRMAPLELKELKEQLQELLDKGYIRPSI, from the coding sequence ATGGCTACAAGAGGACGAGGAAGTGGACGCGGTCGTGGTCGTCCTAGGATATATATAGAAACTCCTATGACAGAAGAAAATCCAGTGGAGCAGGTTGTTGATCAATTTGTACAAATCACGATGGATGAGATTGTTTCGAGATTCCAAAAATTGCGTCCCACAAGATTCTTTGGTACTGAGGATGCTGAAAAATCTGAATCATGGCTTAAAGATATTGAGTACCTGTTCAGTTTAATGGAATATACTGATAATCAAAAGTATAAGCTTGCATTATACCAACTGAAGGATCGTGCGAGAGATTGGTGGGAAGCCACCAAGATGGGACTTGATGAACAAGGAATCGAGGTAAGTTGGACTGTCTTCAAAACTCAATTCACTGAAAAATTTTCTCCACCATCTTACTATACCGAaaaagagaataaattcaacaGCCTGCGACAAAGGAATATGTCTGTAGCTGAATATGCATCTACTTTTACTGCAATGCTAAAATACGCACCACATGTAGCAGCAAACCCAAAGGCAAAACATAATCGTTTCGTGAATGGACTAAACAACAACATTTATACTTATGTGGTGTCTGGACTACCTACTGGATTTGCAGAGGCAGTCGAAAGAGCAAAAAATGCAGAAGCTGGACTTAAGAGGGGAAGCGCTTCGTTTGTACCACCAGGAAGTAGATCAACCACCCAACAGAATTTGAAAGCTAAAGGAAAgatgtttaagaaatctggATCAGCTTCTTCTAGTTTTAGTGGTTACCGCCAGCAGGGTGAATCTCAAATAACTACTTATTCTGGTCCCTATTGTAACCGTTGTAGAGGTAGGCATGTTAGTGAACAATGTATTGGTGTTTATGGCTCTTGTCGGGAATGTCGTGAGGAAGGTCATTATGCAAGAGTTTGCCCATCCAAGAACAATGTTCCACAACCTGTCCGAGGAGGATTTCGTGGAGGATCTAGTACTGGTAGAGGTACTGTACCTGCtaaatcttttcagcagtcaTATGGACCACCGCAGCAAGCCTCGGGAAGTCGTAATTTTTCAAACCAACCCCAGGCTCGTGTTTTAGCACTCACAGAAGATcaagctcaggaagcaccaggaagtgtcatagcaggtaattgTTCTGTATCTGGTTATCCTGCACGAGTACTatttgacactggtgcatcccattcattcatttctgaatCATTCATTACATCGCATTCTTTGACTTCTATTGTACTACCTACATCAATTTCTGTTGCTACTCCGATGGGTAAGATCATCATGTCTACTCGAATGATACTGGATTGCGTGTTGAATTGTGAAGATAATGAACTGCATTTGAACCTTATTGTTCTACCGAtgcaagattttgattgtatcgtgGGAATGGATACACTGAAAATATACCGTGCCACCATTGATTGTTTCCATGGGATAGTCCGTTTTCGTCCTAACTCTGGGACAAAATGGAATTTCTATGGTAAGGGATCACGTGCCAAAATTCCACTGATATCATCCTTGGAAATGTCGCGTTTATTATTCCAAGGGAATGAAGGATACCTTGTGTATGCTATCGACAACGAAAAATCAGAATCAACATTGTCTGAAATCCCAGTGGTGAATGAATTTCGAGATATTTTTCCCGATGAAATACCTGGATTTCCTCCACCCAGAGAAATAGAATTCTCGATAGAATTAATTTCTAGAACAATTCCTATATCtaaagcaccataccgaatggccccattagaattaaaagaattgaaggaACAACTGCAAGAATTACTAGATAAAGGCTACATTAGGCCCAGTATATAA